Genomic DNA from Oxyura jamaicensis isolate SHBP4307 breed ruddy duck chromosome 23, BPBGC_Ojam_1.0, whole genome shotgun sequence:
TGTTAGTGTGTAGACACCAATGTGCCTTTTGAGACCTTTCTAACCCATAGTTTATCTGTTTAATTGTAGGTATGTATATTAGGTTAGGCtgggaagttttttttaaaaacagaaaagcgTGATGGaggtaacattttatttaataacttcagcaaaattaaattaacttcaCTCTTCTTTAcctctctgtttcatttttaaatagataaactttttaactttaaaactTAGTTTAAAAACTGATTCTTCTGGCTTTGCTTCTTAAGGAGTTTAGTGTAGACTTGgatatttctttctggaaaatgtaATAAACTCAGTACCTTTGACTCCTTTAATTCCTGTCATCTTAAACTCCTATCTCTATTCAAAGTAAATAACCATTACCACTATGTCTGAATAATTACCGATGGCATAGTTACACATCTAACAAATTAACATAGAGCATGCGTATTTAACCTTATTTCTTTATGCTGCGTAACTTCCCTGTGACTTTTTATTATGAACCTTTTATTAACTCTTTTTTTGAATGGAACGGAATATGCATTTTGGCAAAGAATAAAGAATCCACTCTCCCtctctttgctgctcttttgTCCAGTAATATTGGGACAGTGATTTGGCTCAGCCGAATTGAGAATGTGGATTGAATTAACCAAATAGTCTTTGTTGTAGCCTGTGCCATATGCAGTAGCTGGTTCTTTGAACTCTAGTGTTTGTTTAATGTATTGAAATGGACATTTCTCTTATCTTTCCAACCACAGGATTGATCTCAAGTTAAACAAAAAGCCAAGAGCCGTAAGTATCAGTGCTCTGtcattgttttcattgctcATCCATAGACTTGAGTGGCTGACTGATGCCTAATCGTAAAAAGCCTCCTTCTGCTGTAATTTaggatgttatttttcttaaatgaagtAATCGTTGTCTTGTGGATTTAACAATAAGTAAGTCCAGGCAGGCTTGCTATGAAGCTAGGTCACAATTAAGTCACATGCACCTCTTATGAAAACAGCCGGTTTGCGTCCTGTCTTGTCATGAAGTCCAACATTAAAAGCACATGGTTTTGGTTGATGCGTTCTTGAACTAAGGTTTTGAAGggttctttcttttaaatgttcagctacaagaaaaaataaatctcttttctgttttgccttcAGCTAATGGTATGTAGAAATGAGAGGAAACTAAGAATCCCAGCTCTGCGAGCAGAGTTGGAAGTAGGAAGGTCTTAATGTGCCCGTCTTTTCGTTTCTCTGCAGGACTACTAGACTCATCAGTGATGAAGCTTCTGGGATTTAGGTCTACATGAATCCCCACCAAGAAAAATGCCAGTCGACTGAATGAGCACGAAGGCAGCTCTCTGGCCAAGTGTATGCAGAAGGGAGTGGTTCACTCTAAAGGACTCAGATTGGGGGAGAAAGTCTTGGACCATGTACTTTGCATCATTTTTAAATCACCTGACTTACAGGAAGACTAAGGTGTAGTAGTAGTAGTCTTGAATTCCTGACTATTCCGTGCTTCCAGCTCAGTTGGGAACTTCACAATTGGCTGAtcttgctgctgccacccctgtCATCCGTAAAACCATGGAgaggcattttcttttctgctggaaCTGGGGTATGATTCAGTTTGTCCCATCCATGTTGTAAGACTTAGCTTACTTTTGTTACTGATACTTagcttcatttgttttttgttgttgttgtttatgttttgttttttttttggttgtaggtgttttgttttttttttgtttgtttttgttttgttttcaaccAAAGTGTGTAGTTAATAAACtggcttttggtttgtttgttttaatccatGTAGAGAGGAAGGTACTTCATTTTGTGGAACATCTCAGATTCTTATGCAAGCAGAGAACAAGGTGGCTAACCATTTTCtctaacttttattttgaacacCATCCCCTAAAACTTACACACTGCTTTTAGatgcagggaaggcaggagctcAAAGCCAACTTGCTCTTTGCTATCTTTGAGGTTGGGTGGATTCTCTTTTTAATACAAACTTCTGTCATTTGTACATAAACAATAAAAGTTACATTTGTCTCTCTTCTCATGTTTTGTTCAGTCAAAAGTTTGACTCCTACTGCTTTTGATTCTCCATCTGATTGTGAGGACATTGCTGGAGTGCTTCCATTTTCACATAGTAGCTGTTCCTTGTCTCATGACCCTCTGGAGGTATCCCTTGTGCTTTCTTTCCTGTGGTAGACATAACACTGAATACTTGAAAGGATTGCCAGGCGCTTATCTCCGACTCTGTTCAACTAATCCTGCTTCAAGGTAGGACTTGGATGTCAGTCAGTTCTTGCTGCTATTGGCTGACTGCCCACAGATAAGGGATGAGCAGATTTAATTGCCACTGGAAAAGTACACGGAGGGATGAATGGTAGGTGCTTCTCACAGCAGCCAAGATACCAATCCTGTTGTTGAAGTAGGCTGTGCTTTCTCAAGACGGTTTAGTACCTGTGCTGTAATGCCTTTGTTTGCTTAAACACTGCCAGTGGAGAACGTACCAGGCATCAAGTGGGGTCATTTGCTTTCCAGCCCCCCGTGTACTTGCATGTGCACTCGTTACAGCTGGGTGTTAATTCTGCTCTGTTATACCTCTGCTTTCCTGGTGTCCTGCTGGTAGTAGTAGAGACTGTAAACTCCTACACGCAACCACCCTGTCAGTGCAGCACCCAAGGGTAAAGGAAAATGCATAGGAGCAAAGTTCTcccttgttctgttttctgggTCAGCAGTTGAATGAGCTCCGTATTTGATCATGGTGGGAGCTGCCTCATCCCACAGCCGGCAGTCCTGTCAGGCTGATAGCTGCTCATCTGCAGGGAAGTTTGGGGATGTAAAGGCTTAAtgggagagcagcacagctgtcctacttttttgtgttttaagttGTTCCTCTTAAGAGGTTATATACAGTGGGATGGAAGATGTAGGACATGCCAAAAACTCCTAAAAGGCCTTACTTCTCTATAGTTACAGAAAAAAGATGACTTATAGGATGGTTTCTGACTACTTGGCCTTGgtacaaaaaaatgcttttctcacACTGATACGCTGTTCCAAGGCGAGGCTTATAAGAGGGCCTGAACTCAGGAAGGTCCTTGCTCCACCTCTTCGACCTCAAGGAAAGCTGGTTTTGTCCAGAACAtttccctgcagagaaagagcaaaaggGCTCACGGAGCTTGGAGACCTAGACGTACGAGCACTAAAAGTGTCAATCAGCTCCGCTTTCCCGAGGGTACATATCAGTGCTGCAGGGACGAGGTAAAAATGCAACCTCTCCAGCCCCCCAGCAGTATTTGTCCCTAAAGGAAGGGGACAGCCACTGCTCATTAGGACAGGCTTTAGTGCTAGCAGCCCTGAGGAGCTAGCAGGGCTGGAAGGCTACATGGGAAACGTTTTGTAGTTAAAGGAACCCAGATCTGCTGGTAGGCAGCTCTTCCCTCCCGTGTCCTGCTGacgggcagcagctctttggCTGCCACAGAATCTGAGATTAAAAGGCTGCGGTGCCCACAGGGTCTAttccagcagagggagcagatTTGCTTGTCCCAGAGCAAGAACTGCTTgtgacagctctgcagctgtggtGCCAACTTAACGGGGACTCTGATCAGGCTGGGGACATGAGCACTGTCACCTACAAAGTGGTGTGAGGCAGAGCCTGAAGTTTGACTCTGGCAGTTGTGCCTGAaccttctattttatttctgaagacttctatttttcttcttaaacagCCTGGGGGACTAAAGATTCCCAGGATAGCCATTGACTTGCCTTTAAATTGGAGTCAGAGAGCTGCACAGGCTCTTACCTGAATGctaatgaaagctgaaaatagtTAAATGAAGTCTCTAGTCCTTTGCTTGCTGAAGACGAATCCTGAACAGAGTAAATGCGGGGTGGCTGACCAGCAGCTGTCCTTATGGCAACTGAAGGTAGAGCAAGAGAAATGCTAATCCCCTGCACAGCCTCGTCACCAAGAGGATTAGGCAGGCATTTATCGATCCCAAGCAAGCAGCCGAGAGGCTACaaagaggcaggaggagcagcagcctccATGGCTGCATTCAGCTTGCTTGCAGGGCGCAGCTGAGCTCTTCccacagcctcctgcctgcagcacccgtGCTGGGCCGCTTTGCCGGGTAAGTGGGCAGAGGCGGGGGGAGCAGGGCCCCCAGGTGCTCGCCCTTCTTTTTGTGAGCCTGGCACTGGGCAAGCAGAGCCTGGTGCCGACATGTAGCACTGCCACCACGTGTCCCATCAGTGCATGGTGTGAGGCAGGTGAgcgaggcagcagctgctggggctgcagcacatCACCTCTCCACCTCCAGGTCCACGGGGTCCTCATGGGGAAGCGGCGCAGCCTGCCAGTGCTGTGGTGGAGGTGGCTCCTGTGCACTGGGTGCTGGTGGCTCCTGTCACTCTCCAGGACAGCTCTCGAGGGGCTGCGGTGGCTCTGGAGGCTGGCATGGGTTGGTACCATGGGGCTCCATCCCTGAGGGCTTTCCATGCATGTGGGGGCTCCAGGCATGCTGTGGGAGCAGGGCACAAGGtgggggcactgctggggctgcttcGCCCATCTCATGGGATGAAAGCACCCATTTTGTGTTGGGGGACTGGGgttcagtgctgctgggctcACTGCCCCATCCAGCAGCATCGCTGTGGGACCGGGACCCTGGTTCTTGGGGCAGGAGGTGTGGGTTGTCAGCGCTGTATGGTTTATAACCCTGGGGATTTGGGGCCTTCGCTCCCTGCTCCAGGATCGGCCCTGCCCGAGGTGGGTTCAAACCCTCTGTCCTCTCCCTCCAGTACCTGCTGATCTGCTACAAGAGCTGCTGGGACTTTGCCTTCCAGTTCACCGAGGAGGTAAATCCCCAGACGTGCCCCAGTACTTGCGGGGCCTCTCCCGGGTGCTGCGGTGAGGCATGGCACACTTCTGGTGCCATGGTTTGTTGGGTGGCTTTctggtggtggcagtggggTTGTAGGTCCCTGGGGTGCATGGCACGATGGGGTTCCCCACTCAGGGTCAGTGATGAAGGCCACGGGGCTCAGCTGCCCACAGTGGTGTCACTCCCTGCTGTCCATGGTGGCTTTCAGCTTGGCTCGGTGCTGCTCCTGAGGCTGGAAAACAGCGGCGAGGGaagcgaggaggaggaagaggaggacagGGTCTCTGCTGCTCCGTTAGAGCCTGGGGAGGCAGGTGGGTCCTTGGGGCCGTGGCGGGCAGGAAGGTCCCTGGTGCTGGATCGGGCATGGTGggccctggtggagcagagctgtggtgcCAGGGCAGTGGCGGAGCTGCAGCGGCTGCGTGAGGCCAGCGAGGCCAc
This window encodes:
- the LOC118177665 gene encoding uncharacterized protein LOC118177665 isoform X3, translated to MVCWVAFWWWQWGCRSLGCMARWGSPLRVSDEGHGAQLPTVVSLPAVHGGFQLGSVLLLRLENSGEGSEEEEEEDRVSAAPLEPGEAGGSLGPWRAGRSLVLDRAWWALVEQSCGARAVAELQRLREASEATLGRLEALEADVRFLCTELGAEKLLWSSRFLELLREQQGLRQRLQERPLQWDGGDSPEVTGDVKEPNASGSEGEGPAGQVLTIPTSTATC
- the LOC118177665 gene encoding uncharacterized protein LOC118177665 isoform X2 — protein: MVCWVAFWWWQWGCRSLGCMARWGSPLRVSDEGHGAQLPTVVSLPAVHGGFQLGSVLLLRLENSGEGSEEEEEEDRVSAAPLEPGEAGGSLGPWRAGRSLVLDRAWWALVEQSCGARAVAELQRLREASEATLGRLEALEADVRFLCTELGAEKLLWSSRFLELLREQQGLRQRLQERPLQWDGGDSPEVTGDVKEPNASGSEGEGPAVSRNKETNLQKPPPAPFTS